In a single window of the Campylobacter iguaniorum genome:
- a CDS encoding pseudouridine synthase family protein, with amino-acid sequence MKEEKAYKLLALQEGISNNEAKELIDAGLVSARGQKIVVARGMLSDTTTFKVMKIAKPTKIFEDENIIAVNKPPFVISEKVAEMFKFPLLNRLDKETSGVVLLYKNEEFQQKAIKEFANNKVDKTYLAIVRGIVVEDFSVELPITTVKMRSGAFSKIDLSRGKTAITHVSPLMVEGKKSFIKVVIETGRTHQIRCHLAHAGFGVIGDEKYAKNSSKRMYLHSYEISLLGYKFRAPLDRSFSEFGFEIPKEYTK; translated from the coding sequence ATGAAAGAAGAAAAAGCTTATAAACTTCTTGCTTTGCAAGAGGGTATTTCAAACAACGAAGCAAAAGAGCTAATAGATGCTGGACTAGTGAGTGCTAGAGGTCAAAAGATAGTTGTAGCACGTGGAATGCTAAGCGATACTACCACTTTTAAAGTGATGAAAATCGCAAAACCAACTAAGATTTTTGAAGATGAGAACATTATCGCGGTCAATAAACCACCATTTGTGATTAGCGAAAAAGTTGCTGAAATGTTTAAATTTCCACTTCTAAACAGGCTAGATAAGGAGACAAGTGGCGTTGTTTTACTCTACAAAAATGAAGAGTTTCAGCAAAAGGCTATAAAAGAATTTGCAAATAATAAAGTAGATAAAACTTATCTTGCTATTGTTCGTGGTATCGTGGTGGAGGATTTCAGCGTTGAGCTGCCGATCACAACTGTAAAAATGCGCTCAGGTGCGTTTTCAAAGATTGATTTGAGTCGTGGCAAAACAGCTATAACTCACGTAAGTCCACTCATGGTAGAGGGCAAAAAATCTTTCATAAAAGTAGTCATAGAAACAGGCAGAACTCACCAGATCAGATGCCATCTCGCTCACGCTGGATTTGGCGTGATTGGCGATGAAAAATACGCTAAAAATAGCTCAAAAAGAATGTATTTGCATAGCTATGAAATTTCGCTTTTGGGTTATAAATTTAGAGCTCCGCTTGATAGAAGCTTTAGTGAGTTTGGGTTTGAAATCCCAAAAGAATACACAAAATAA
- a CDS encoding zinc ribbon domain-containing protein — MNKYLEQLVNLSQIDKKIDSYAPRIEGINGELNEKKDEIRSIDEQVETIENEIEELKTQISNTNAHIVEFNNKIKDASKKSGAVKTEKEIKALNLEEDLAKDQLEAANEEISRLERIIDVKHTSEAELKEKKLEIEASLKELENRVSSELEEIEKDRSKVYAQKDSLLGEMNQKVLTFYEKIRKWAKNTAVVPVRKQACYGCFMKINDKTYSNVIKSEDIVTCPHCGRILYKETNEE; from the coding sequence ATGAACAAATATTTAGAGCAATTAGTAAATCTATCTCAAATTGACAAAAAAATAGATAGTTACGCTCCAAGAATCGAAGGCATAAACGGGGAGCTTAATGAAAAAAAAGATGAGATAAGAAGCATCGATGAGCAAGTAGAAACTATAGAAAATGAAATAGAAGAGTTAAAAACTCAGATTTCAAACACAAACGCACACATAGTTGAGTTTAATAACAAAATCAAAGATGCATCTAAAAAAAGTGGTGCTGTAAAAACAGAAAAAGAGATAAAAGCTCTAAATTTAGAAGAAGATTTAGCAAAAGATCAGCTAGAAGCTGCGAATGAAGAGATCTCTAGGCTTGAGAGAATCATTGATGTAAAACATACCAGTGAAGCTGAGCTAAAAGAGAAAAAGCTAGAGATTGAAGCTTCTTTAAAAGAGCTAGAAAATAGAGTTTCTAGTGAGCTTGAAGAGATAGAAAAAGACAGAAGTAAAGTTTATGCTCAAAAAGATAGTTTGCTTGGCGAAATGAACCAAAAAGTTCTTACATTTTATGAAAAAATTCGCAAATGGGCGAAAAATACAGCCGTTGTGCCAGTAAGAAAACAAGCTTGTTATGGCTGCTTTATGAAGATCAATGACAAAACATACTCAAATGTTATAAAAAGTGAAGATATCGTGACTTGCCCGCACTGTGGCCGCATACTTTATAAAGAAACAAATGAAGAGTGA
- the waaA gene encoding lipid IV(A) 3-deoxy-D-manno-octulosonic acid transferase, with protein MIYTFLSLLIWALATPFLVLLSLKSKFKASIPARFFLINNPKFKEADFHFHACSLGEVVSVESLFKSVKNARISVVTQTGFNKARSITKEVRFLPFECFLPFWWSRAKVLVVFEAELWLNLFRIAKKSGGKTVLINARISDKSYKNYLKFKFYYKWIFSYVDLVLAQSDVDKERLKSLGAKNVKVVGNIKSTNLTKPTKIYEKQAKRVITIASSHENEEKNILKNLNLKAGEQLFVAPRHPERFANVDNLLRDFAKNHALSYEKFSENLGLKSDIVLIDTLGELVNVYAISDVVVLCGSFEPGIGGHNPIEIAQFGCSIISGKFIHNQKSLYGCVSGIQICDYDKINELLSENLQKTSIKNPADFSQILTEIKSLLK; from the coding sequence GTGATTTATACATTTCTTAGTTTATTGATTTGGGCTTTGGCGACGCCGTTTTTGGTGTTGCTGAGCTTAAAATCCAAATTCAAAGCTAGCATTCCAGCTAGATTTTTTTTGATAAATAATCCCAAATTTAAAGAAGCAGATTTTCATTTTCACGCTTGTAGTCTTGGTGAAGTTGTGAGTGTAGAAAGCTTGTTTAAAAGTGTGAAAAATGCTAGGATTTCAGTAGTCACTCAAACTGGCTTTAATAAGGCTAGAAGTATTACAAAAGAGGTGAGGTTTTTGCCATTTGAGTGCTTTTTGCCATTTTGGTGGAGCAGGGCAAAGGTGCTAGTCGTGTTTGAGGCTGAGCTTTGGTTAAACCTATTTAGAATCGCTAAAAAAAGTGGCGGAAAAACGGTTTTGATAAATGCTAGAATCAGCGATAAATCATATAAAAATTATCTGAAATTTAAGTTTTATTATAAGTGGATTTTTTCTTATGTGGATCTTGTTTTAGCCCAAAGCGACGTCGATAAAGAGCGCCTAAAAAGTCTCGGGGCAAAAAATGTAAAAGTCGTCGGCAACATAAAATCCACAAATTTAACCAAGCCAACTAAAATATATGAAAAACAAGCAAAGCGTGTTATAACCATAGCTAGTAGCCATGAAAATGAAGAAAAAAACATACTTAAAAATCTAAACTTAAAAGCTGGAGAGCAACTTTTTGTGGCTCCTCGTCATCCAGAAAGATTTGCGAATGTTGATAATTTGCTTAGAGATTTTGCTAAAAATCATGCTTTAAGCTATGAGAAATTTAGCGAAAATTTGGGTCTAAAAAGTGATATTGTGCTGATTGACACGCTTGGAGAGCTAGTAAATGTATATGCTATTAGCGATGTTGTAGTGCTTTGTGGGAGTTTTGAGCCTGGCATTGGCGGACACAATCCAATAGAAATAGCGCAGTTTGGCTGCTCTATAATAAGTGGCAAATTTATACACAATCAAAAATCGCTTTACGGTTGCGTTAGTGGGATCCAGATTTGTGATTATGATAAAATAAATGAGTTACTTAGCGAAAATTTACAAAAAACTAGCATAAAAAATCCGGCTGATTTTAGTCAAATTTTGACTGAAATAAAGAGTTTATTAAAATAA